One segment of Pasteurella skyensis DNA contains the following:
- a CDS encoding PTS sugar transporter subunit IIC — MNKFINFMERYFVPFAIKISTQRHLVVIRDSFIDILPITMVGSIAVLLNVFFRDLPRNYGYPEFADAMTPLININGIVWFGSIAILSLVFVFALGYNLANSYKTNAIAGGLVAFASFIMFLPQSANFTTTIDGTAHNISEWGYLAVNYLGAKGIFPAMVIGFFSTIIYSKLMLRNITIKLPDSVPPSVSKAFSAIIPGTIAIYASAIVSYGVTQYTGQSLHDVINTYIAMPLLGLSQGLFSVLVLAFLTQLFWFFGLHGHNVLAPIFDGIYQPALLANVEHMALGGTVDTLPYLWTRGSFDAYLQMGGSGITIGLIISILLFSKREDSRTVVKLGIPMGVFNINEPIIFGMPIVLNPLYVIPFILAPMAAAIIGYTATVMGIVPPVFVQVPWVLPPGIFAFFATGGSFAAALVSLFNVFVAFIIWTPFVLIANKIKSE; from the coding sequence ATGAATAAATTCATTAATTTTATGGAGCGTTATTTTGTTCCTTTTGCAATCAAAATTTCTACTCAACGCCATTTAGTTGTCATTCGTGATAGCTTTATTGATATTTTACCTATTACGATGGTAGGTTCAATCGCAGTACTTTTAAATGTATTTTTCCGTGACTTACCTCGTAATTATGGTTACCCTGAATTTGCTGATGCAATGACACCACTTATTAACATCAACGGCATTGTTTGGTTTGGATCTATTGCAATTCTAAGTTTAGTATTTGTATTCGCATTAGGCTATAATTTAGCCAATAGTTACAAAACGAATGCCATTGCAGGTGGATTAGTTGCCTTTGCATCTTTTATTATGTTTTTACCACAAAGTGCCAATTTTACGACTACTATTGATGGAACAGCACACAATATCTCCGAATGGGGTTACTTAGCGGTAAATTACTTGGGAGCAAAAGGGATTTTCCCAGCAATGGTTATTGGCTTCTTTTCTACTATTATTTATAGTAAATTGATGTTACGTAATATTACGATTAAATTACCTGACTCTGTCCCTCCTTCAGTGAGTAAAGCCTTCTCTGCGATTATTCCGGGAACGATTGCTATTTACGCTAGTGCTATTGTGTCATATGGAGTAACACAATATACAGGTCAATCATTACACGATGTGATCAACACCTATATTGCAATGCCACTTCTTGGTTTATCACAAGGATTATTCTCTGTATTAGTACTTGCGTTTTTAACACAACTATTTTGGTTCTTTGGTTTACACGGACATAATGTCCTTGCTCCAATTTTTGATGGTATTTATCAACCAGCTCTTCTTGCTAATGTTGAGCATATGGCATTGGGAGGAACAGTAGACACACTACCTTACTTATGGACTCGAGGCTCATTTGATGCGTATTTACAAATGGGAGGAAGTGGTATTACTATTGGTTTAATTATCTCTATTTTACTTTTCTCCAAACGTGAAGATAGTCGTACAGTTGTAAAATTAGGTATTCCGATGGGGGTGTTTAATATCAATGAACCTATTATTTTTGGAATGCCGATTGTATTAAATCCACTCTATGTGATCCCATTTATTCTAGCACCAATGGCAGCTGCAATTATTGGTTATACAGCAACAGTAATGGGTATTGTTCCACCTGTTTTTGTACAAGTGCCTTGGGTATTACCACCGGGAATCTTTGCATTTTTTGCTACTGGAGGCTCATTTGCAGCAGCTTTAGTCAGCTTATTTAATGTATTTGTTGCCTTCATCATTTGGACACCATTTGTATTAATTGCAAACAAAATTAAGAGTGAATAA
- a CDS encoding PTS lactose/cellobiose transporter subunit IIA yields the protein MQYEELSELAMEIIVNAGAAKSSAMEAIQAAKQENFTTANEHLKSASQFYCEAHKAQTALIRLEAQQAEKNKQLIVPLMMVHAQDHLTMALMTQDFARELIDLYHKLEEKND from the coding sequence ATGCAATATGAAGAATTATCAGAATTAGCAATGGAAATTATTGTTAATGCAGGTGCAGCAAAATCCAGTGCAATGGAAGCCATTCAGGCAGCAAAACAAGAAAATTTTACTACTGCTAACGAGCATTTAAAATCAGCAAGTCAATTTTATTGTGAAGCACATAAAGCACAAACTGCACTGATTCGTCTTGAAGCTCAACAGGCTGAAAAAAATAAGCAATTAATTGTACCTTTAATGATGGTTCACGCTCAAGATCATTTAACAATGGCATTAATGACACAAGATTTTGCACGTGAATTGATAGATTTATATCACAAACTGGAGGAAAAAAATGACTAA
- a CDS encoding SulP family inorganic anion transporter: MTSSSKSNFSISNLYTNIMAALVVSFVALSLGASFGLLSGRGALSGMIAAGVIAFVTSLFGGTRIQCSGPTAPMSAVAIAVLVSAQQLSADSLAGMTVNQLFNFTVILSGLILGFAALFRAGNLIKWIPNSVISGFMSGIALLIWIGQIEQLFLVDNQWVFNKTAWLNTFVALFTLAMILLLPKIKNAFLRRILSFFPATLVAIVTSTLLVHLLNIPIATINIDSSVLSVSIGEWIQAQIPTHMSFELFIFALPWAFQLALLCYLDTLMTALVMDKISGEDTKRNRELVAQGLANSFAALLGGLPGAQATIRSVLILKEGATSRLAGVLVGVFVIVEIFVFLDWISLIPKAVFIGVLFKVGYDVLDRVVIREMAKLFIGRRGLLNRRDVPIILLTIIVTLFVNLSVAAIGATILFYIIQKLTNNRLPDLNRLLVKHD; the protein is encoded by the coding sequence ATGACTTCTTCATCTAAAAGCAATTTTTCAATTTCTAATTTATATACCAATATAATGGCAGCATTAGTTGTGAGTTTTGTTGCCTTGAGTTTAGGCGCCTCTTTTGGTTTATTATCGGGACGTGGCGCATTATCAGGTATGATCGCCGCTGGCGTCATTGCATTTGTAACTTCGTTATTTGGCGGAACAAGAATTCAATGTTCAGGGCCTACAGCACCAATGTCAGCAGTGGCAATCGCCGTATTAGTTTCAGCACAACAGTTAAGTGCTGATAGTCTTGCTGGAATGACAGTTAATCAGTTATTTAATTTTACGGTTATTTTAAGCGGTTTGATTTTGGGCTTTGCAGCGTTATTTCGAGCGGGGAATTTAATTAAGTGGATTCCAAACAGTGTTATTTCAGGTTTTATGTCAGGGATTGCATTATTAATTTGGATTGGACAAATTGAGCAACTATTTTTAGTCGATAATCAGTGGGTTTTTAATAAAACTGCTTGGCTTAATACTTTTGTTGCTCTATTTACTTTGGCAATGATCCTATTATTACCTAAAATTAAAAATGCTTTTTTACGTCGTATTTTAAGCTTTTTCCCAGCCACTTTAGTTGCAATTGTTACTAGTACATTATTGGTTCATTTATTAAACATTCCAATTGCTACGATTAATATTGATAGTAGTGTGCTTTCTGTGTCTATTGGTGAATGGATACAGGCTCAAATTCCAACACATATGTCTTTTGAGTTGTTTATATTTGCTCTCCCTTGGGCTTTTCAGTTAGCATTATTATGTTATTTAGATACCTTAATGACTGCTTTAGTGATGGATAAAATTAGCGGTGAAGATACTAAACGTAATAGAGAATTAGTGGCTCAAGGTCTTGCTAATAGTTTTGCAGCTCTACTTGGTGGATTACCTGGGGCCCAAGCAACGATTCGTTCAGTATTGATTCTTAAAGAGGGAGCAACTTCAAGATTGGCAGGGGTTTTAGTTGGTGTTTTTGTGATTGTGGAAATTTTTGTTTTCCTTGATTGGATCAGCTTGATTCCAAAAGCAGTATTTATTGGTGTGCTATTTAAAGTTGGCTATGATGTGTTAGACAGAGTCGTGATCAGAGAAATGGCTAAATTATTTATAGGCAGAAGAGGTTTATTAAATAGAAGAGATGTCCCAATTATCTTATTAACGATCATTGTTACTCTGTTTGTAAATTTGAGTGTTGCAGCCATTGGAGCGACTATTTTATTCTACATTATTCAAAAATTAACAAACAATAGATTGCCTGACTTAAATAGATTGTTAGTAAAACACGATTAA
- a CDS encoding DUF7916 family protein, which yields MKRFLSLDPQQMAYLSPEDLFTSLKLSEGRIVVSEMLATHALIPDCTNAEIARAFAADLMLLNLLDVTNPKVKNLPLSSSPISDLKKLCPRPFGVNLEPSELVEAGRMASSQNFMLAQQLGFDFVSITGNPATGVSLEGIIQAVKVAKQHFQGLVFAGKMHGAGEIEDLYDTSGIEQLLDAGTDVVMLPAPYTVPASTPECAREAVSLIHKKGKMAMATIGTSQETANQATIAQIALASKSAGFDLYHIGDAGVGGIAPPENIQVLSDTIRGNRHSLKMMATSINR from the coding sequence ATGAAACGTTTTTTAAGTCTTGATCCTCAACAAATGGCATATTTATCACCAGAGGATCTTTTTACATCTTTAAAGTTAAGTGAAGGACGTATTGTGGTGAGTGAAATGTTAGCCACTCACGCTTTGATTCCTGATTGTACTAATGCTGAAATTGCACGTGCTTTTGCAGCAGATCTAATGTTACTTAATTTACTTGATGTCACAAATCCTAAGGTGAAAAATTTACCCTTATCTTCATCACCTATTTCGGATTTAAAAAAACTTTGTCCACGTCCTTTTGGTGTGAATTTAGAACCATCAGAATTGGTTGAAGCAGGAAGAATGGCGAGTTCTCAAAATTTTATGCTGGCTCAACAATTAGGTTTTGATTTTGTATCCATCACAGGAAACCCTGCTACAGGTGTCAGTCTTGAAGGTATTATTCAGGCAGTGAAAGTAGCCAAACAACATTTTCAAGGACTGGTTTTTGCAGGCAAAATGCACGGAGCTGGGGAAATAGAAGATCTGTATGATACTTCAGGAATTGAACAACTACTTGATGCAGGAACAGATGTTGTAATGTTACCTGCACCTTACACTGTACCAGCCTCAACGCCTGAGTGTGCAAGAGAAGCAGTTAGTCTTATTCATAAAAAAGGAAAAATGGCAATGGCAACTATTGGTACAAGCCAAGAAACAGCAAACCAAGCGACTATTGCTCAGATTGCACTGGCTTCTAAAAGTGCTGGTTTTGATTTATACCATATTGGTGATGCAGGTGTAGGAGGAATTGCACCACCTGAAAATATTCAGGTTCTATCTGATACTATTCGAGGTAATCGTCATAGTCTAAAAATGATGGCTACTTCAATTAACCGATAA
- a CDS encoding BglG family transcription antiterminator — protein MAYLQEIYQILSDKNYHSAKEIGVQLGICDRSVRNKMADLASILENYPLEIIAKPRKGYCLNGNLVKPSLLFSTLNSSLNINENRRAKLLALLLSAEGFYKLEDFATQIFVSEKTLSRYLPSIEQQINQHHLKLVRRPHHGIQIQGKEFDRRNLMIDLVVRDLPLRRFDDFLFPESDLVPIFQFMREQGIKISDWCFSKLITSILVCLKRSVAGFTLDSIEVEKSAFFTQKRTLMVKMCEKFFPAYLSDADLDFITLNFLSLEEMSFAHLEKNPQIEWLIEEILHYLQTAYPLKLSNKEKLYQNLYVHLSSLIIRLRFDLPLDNPFLGEIKQKRPLEFGAARLGANIIERHYGKKLSEEEIGYLAVILSMAHQEVTTKRLLIACPAGRSLSKFLAHQFNNIFDNAIIEHCSVAELLTRDLTEIDTVFSLVEIEQPLSKKVHKINYFLDNKEIEKIRSWVYGNINWREILPPQLFFSFDKPIKKEQIIESVSQVMSQYCGVPQNIKEKFLEREQLGMTELCPDIAIPHLMKPLSGVNLLALVQLKEPVVWNDNAVRIIFFLLLNNEENSNEPIFKIFGELTNDRAMIDAICSTHNYEDVIHLLETFENI, from the coding sequence ATGGCATATTTACAAGAAATTTATCAAATATTAAGTGATAAAAATTACCACAGTGCGAAGGAAATTGGAGTTCAATTGGGCATTTGTGATCGTAGTGTTCGTAATAAAATGGCAGATCTCGCCTCTATTTTAGAAAACTATCCATTAGAAATTATTGCAAAACCACGTAAAGGATATTGCTTAAACGGAAACTTGGTTAAACCATCTCTACTGTTTTCTACACTAAATTCATCACTCAATATCAATGAAAATCGCCGTGCTAAATTATTGGCTCTACTATTAAGTGCAGAAGGGTTTTATAAACTAGAGGATTTTGCAACTCAAATTTTTGTCAGTGAAAAAACACTTTCTCGCTATCTCCCTAGTATTGAGCAACAAATTAACCAACATCATCTTAAACTTGTTCGCCGTCCACATCACGGTATTCAAATTCAAGGAAAAGAATTTGATCGCCGTAATTTAATGATTGATTTGGTGGTACGTGATTTACCTCTACGGCGTTTTGATGATTTTTTATTTCCTGAATCAGATCTTGTACCTATTTTTCAATTTATGAGAGAGCAAGGTATTAAAATTTCTGATTGGTGTTTTTCTAAACTGATTACCAGTATCTTAGTCTGTCTAAAACGTAGTGTTGCGGGTTTCACTTTAGATTCCATAGAAGTAGAAAAGTCTGCATTCTTTACTCAAAAACGTACGCTGATGGTCAAAATGTGTGAAAAGTTTTTTCCTGCTTATTTAAGTGATGCAGATTTAGATTTTATCACCTTAAACTTTTTAAGTTTGGAAGAAATGTCCTTTGCTCATTTAGAAAAGAATCCACAAATAGAATGGCTTATTGAGGAAATTCTACACTATTTACAAACCGCTTATCCTTTGAAATTAAGTAATAAAGAGAAACTTTATCAAAATTTATATGTTCATTTATCTAGTCTAATTATTCGTTTACGCTTTGATTTACCATTAGATAACCCATTCTTGGGTGAAATTAAGCAAAAAAGACCTCTAGAATTTGGTGCTGCTCGTTTGGGTGCAAATATTATTGAGCGTCATTATGGTAAAAAGTTAAGTGAAGAGGAGATTGGTTATCTAGCGGTAATTTTATCAATGGCACATCAAGAAGTCACTACAAAACGCTTACTGATTGCTTGCCCTGCTGGACGCTCTCTCTCCAAGTTTTTAGCTCATCAATTTAATAATATTTTTGATAATGCCATTATTGAGCATTGCTCTGTAGCGGAACTTTTGACAAGAGATTTAACGGAAATAGATACTGTATTTTCTTTGGTAGAAATAGAGCAACCTTTAAGTAAAAAGGTGCATAAAATTAATTATTTTTTAGATAATAAAGAAATTGAGAAAATTCGTTCTTGGGTTTACGGCAATATAAATTGGCGTGAAATTTTACCTCCGCAACTCTTTTTTTCATTTGATAAGCCCATTAAAAAAGAACAAATTATAGAGAGTGTGAGCCAAGTAATGAGTCAATACTGTGGTGTACCACAAAATATCAAAGAGAAGTTTTTAGAACGAGAACAGTTAGGAATGACTGAACTCTGCCCTGATATTGCCATTCCTCATTTAATGAAACCTCTATCTGGTGTTAATTTATTAGCATTAGTTCAGCTAAAAGAGCCTGTCGTATGGAATGACAATGCGGTACGCATTATTTTTTTCCTATTGTTAAACAATGAAGAAAATAGTAACGAACCAATTTTTAAGATTTTTGGGGAATTGACCAACGATCGAGCAATGATTGATGCAATCTGTTCCACACATAACTATGAAGATGTCATTCATTTATTAGAAACTTTTGAAAATATTTAG
- a CDS encoding glycoside hydrolase family 1 protein codes for MIHFPPNFFWGSSTSAEQSEGRLPNDGKSKTTWDYFFQTEPYKFFDGIGTEHTSQVLRYFKDDITLLKQTGHNAFRTSISWARLFPDGEGKINEQAVTFYSTYFTALKEADIEPMVNLSHFDIPLVIQEKYDGFAGRETVDAFVRYAQTCFELFGDIVKYWFSFNEPIVSVECGYLLQYHYPLEVDPKKAVQVAFNMALASAKVVKVYHELAQGGKIGIILNLTPAYPRSQHPADLEAARIAELFATQSFLDPAVKGCYPAELVELIKKHDLLPDYTDDDLIIIKENTVDFLGINYYQPLRVSAPAKMPNPNAPFMPSYYYDHYAMPARRVNPHRGWEIYPKGLFDIAENLRKNYGNIEWIVAENGMGVANEMQFCDTNGQICDDYRIEFFSEHLQWLHKAIERGANCQGYLVWTSIDCWSWLNTYKNRYGLIALDYTTGKRTIKKSGQWFAEVAKNNGF; via the coding sequence ATGATACACTTTCCACCCAATTTTTTTTGGGGATCATCAACTTCTGCTGAACAAAGTGAAGGACGACTTCCCAATGATGGCAAAAGCAAAACAACTTGGGATTATTTTTTTCAAACAGAACCTTATAAATTTTTTGATGGTATTGGTACAGAACATACCTCTCAAGTGTTACGCTATTTTAAAGATGATATTACGCTTTTAAAACAAACAGGACACAACGCCTTTCGTACCAGTATTTCGTGGGCAAGGCTGTTCCCTGATGGCGAAGGAAAGATAAATGAACAAGCCGTAACATTCTACAGCACTTATTTTACTGCCCTTAAAGAAGCGGATATTGAACCAATGGTTAATTTATCACATTTTGATATTCCTTTGGTTATCCAAGAAAAATATGATGGCTTTGCAGGACGTGAAACCGTTGATGCTTTTGTACGATACGCTCAAACCTGTTTTGAACTTTTTGGCGATATTGTCAAATATTGGTTTTCATTCAATGAACCTATTGTCTCTGTAGAATGTGGTTACTTACTACAATATCATTATCCACTAGAGGTTGATCCTAAAAAAGCAGTACAGGTTGCTTTTAATATGGCTCTAGCAAGTGCGAAAGTGGTTAAAGTCTATCACGAATTGGCACAGGGAGGGAAAATAGGAATTATTTTAAATTTAACACCTGCTTATCCAAGATCTCAACACCCAGCTGATCTTGAGGCTGCTCGTATTGCAGAACTTTTTGCAACACAATCATTTTTAGATCCTGCGGTAAAAGGGTGCTATCCAGCAGAATTAGTAGAATTAATCAAAAAACACGATTTACTCCCTGATTACACAGATGATGATCTCATCATTATCAAAGAGAATACTGTCGATTTTTTAGGTATTAACTACTATCAACCCTTGCGAGTGTCTGCACCTGCTAAAATGCCAAATCCAAATGCTCCTTTTATGCCATCTTATTATTATGATCACTATGCAATGCCTGCACGAAGAGTGAACCCACATCGAGGCTGGGAGATTTACCCTAAAGGTTTATTTGATATTGCTGAAAATTTACGCAAGAACTACGGTAATATTGAATGGATTGTGGCAGAAAATGGAATGGGTGTAGCAAATGAAATGCAGTTTTGTGATACAAATGGTCAAATTTGTGATGACTATCGTATTGAATTTTTTAGTGAACATTTACAATGGTTGCATAAAGCGATTGAGCGAGGAGCCAATTGTCAAGGCTATTTAGTTTGGACAAGTATTGATTGCTGGTCTTGGTTAAATACCTACAAAAACCGCTATGGTTTGATTGCACTTGATTACACTACTGGTAAAAGAACCATTAAAAAATCAGGACAATGGTTTGCTGAAGTTGCAAAAAATAATGGGTTTTAA
- a CDS encoding DUF3284 domain-containing protein, protein MQADYYLSVSPQQLHHFLIQNFCKEMGVQAVTSGQEFTQKIGKKEQQSYRVIVKNCQQYDRFTLEYHTNLGINIVDYHITPQQNGVNVHYSEEYHTDKFLYKTNYWLVGSLWQWFFLRKKRRLFKQIEQYILQEQK, encoded by the coding sequence ATGCAAGCAGATTACTATTTATCCGTTTCACCTCAACAATTACATCATTTTTTAATTCAAAATTTTTGTAAAGAAATGGGTGTGCAAGCGGTGACTTCAGGACAAGAATTTACACAAAAAATAGGTAAAAAAGAGCAACAGTCTTATCGAGTCATTGTGAAAAATTGCCAACAATATGACCGCTTTACATTAGAATATCATACGAATTTAGGTATAAATATCGTAGATTATCATATTACCCCTCAGCAAAATGGCGTAAATGTACATTATAGTGAAGAATATCACACTGATAAATTTCTCTATAAAACGAATTATTGGCTTGTTGGCTCGCTATGGCAATGGTTCTTCTTACGTAAGAAACGTCGCTTATTTAAACAAATTGAACAATATATTTTACAGGAGCAAAAATGA
- a CDS encoding PTS sugar transporter subunit IIB: MTNILLICTAGMSTSALVEKMKKAVTVRNLDIQIQAIAESTAEDFVGKADVVLLGPQIKYLVPKMTEMFNPTPVSPINMVDYGMMNGEKVLDSALALLEEK, encoded by the coding sequence ATGACTAATATTTTACTAATTTGTACCGCTGGGATGTCTACTTCAGCATTGGTTGAAAAAATGAAAAAAGCTGTAACGGTTCGTAATTTAGATATCCAAATTCAGGCGATTGCTGAATCAACCGCTGAAGACTTTGTAGGAAAAGCTGATGTTGTATTGCTGGGTCCACAAATTAAATATCTTGTACCCAAAATGACTGAAATGTTTAACCCAACCCCTGTTTCACCTATCAATATGGTTGATTATGGAATGATGAATGGTGAAAAAGTATTAGATAGTGCATTAGCACTACTGGAGGAAAAATGA
- a CDS encoding alanine/glycine:cation symporter family protein — translation MLDTILKAIDSFIWGPPLLILLAGVGIYFTFKLQLIQIFRLPRALKYIFKPEKGENQKGDISAFASLATALAATIGTGNIVGVATAIQAGGPGALFWMWIIAIFGMATKYAEGLLAIKFRGRDKDGFISGGPMYYIEMGMGQKWKWLAKLFALFGVMVAFFGIGTFPQINGITHALHDTFSVPIFISGIILTACVAAIILGGVKRISKIASIVVPFMAFAYILVSVVILVLNADKLPETIVFIVKMAFNPESAVSGALGFTVMQAIQSGVARGIFSNESGLGSAPIAAAAAQTNEPVRQGLISMTGTFLDTIIVCTMTGLVIVLTGTWQGDVEGAALTNLAFSTGLSNSFGSIVVTVGLVFFAFTTILGWCYYGERCFVYLTGGRTKGIKFYRIVFIVLIAVAPMIKLQTIWTIADIVNGLMAFPNLIALIALRHIIIDETKGYFERMKQQNG, via the coding sequence ATGTTAGATACAATTTTAAAAGCGATTGATAGTTTTATTTGGGGGCCTCCCCTGCTTATTTTATTAGCAGGCGTTGGGATTTACTTTACGTTCAAATTACAACTTATTCAGATTTTCCGCTTGCCACGAGCATTAAAATATATTTTTAAACCTGAAAAAGGTGAAAATCAAAAAGGAGATATTTCTGCTTTTGCATCTTTAGCAACCGCTTTAGCCGCTACTATTGGAACAGGGAATATTGTGGGCGTAGCCACCGCTATTCAAGCAGGTGGTCCAGGTGCTTTATTTTGGATGTGGATCATTGCTATTTTTGGAATGGCGACCAAATATGCAGAAGGGTTACTTGCAATTAAATTTCGTGGACGAGATAAAGATGGCTTTATTTCTGGTGGTCCAATGTATTACATTGAAATGGGAATGGGGCAAAAGTGGAAATGGCTTGCAAAGTTATTTGCATTATTTGGTGTAATGGTAGCCTTTTTTGGAATAGGTACGTTCCCTCAAATTAACGGTATTACCCACGCATTGCACGATACATTTAGTGTTCCTATTTTTATAAGTGGAATTATCTTAACGGCTTGTGTGGCTGCCATTATTTTAGGGGGTGTAAAACGAATCTCTAAAATTGCGAGTATTGTAGTACCTTTTATGGCATTCGCTTATATTTTAGTATCTGTTGTGATCTTGGTACTAAATGCTGATAAATTACCTGAAACTATTGTATTTATAGTGAAAATGGCATTTAATCCTGAATCAGCAGTAAGTGGAGCTTTAGGTTTTACTGTTATGCAAGCCATTCAGTCTGGAGTGGCTCGTGGTATTTTCTCAAATGAATCTGGTTTAGGATCTGCTCCGATTGCGGCAGCGGCAGCTCAAACCAATGAACCTGTTCGTCAAGGTTTAATCTCAATGACAGGGACATTTTTAGACACTATTATTGTGTGTACAATGACTGGTTTAGTGATTGTATTAACAGGCACTTGGCAGGGTGATGTAGAAGGTGCTGCTTTAACTAATCTTGCATTTTCAACAGGTTTATCAAATTCATTTGGATCAATTGTAGTGACCGTTGGATTAGTTTTCTTTGCTTTCACCACTATTTTAGGGTGGTGCTATTATGGAGAGCGCTGTTTTGTATATCTAACAGGAGGGCGTACTAAAGGCATTAAGTTTTATCGAATTGTCTTTATTGTATTGATTGCTGTCGCACCAATGATTAAATTACAAACTATTTGGACGATTGCAGATATCGTAAATGGGCTAATGGCATTCCCTAATCTAATTGCACTAATTGCACTACGTCACATTATTATTGATGAAACTAAAGGTTATTTTGAGCGAATGAAGCAACAGAATGGATAA